The following proteins are co-located in the Deinococcus metallilatus genome:
- a CDS encoding PepSY domain-containing protein produces MNKNTRTILLALATTAAVGVPLVGYAFAQTTPAQSGAAQTRTAQGQNTGDNDTETQDDQTPAYQGSIQLPAEQQGTELPEAQEEAQLRGLARITPQQAAAAAQAALPGTVSSVKLENENGSLVYAVVIGQTEVKVDAGNGRVLHQEQAGQNEQGGDQEGGQDSETNDGQ; encoded by the coding sequence ATGAACAAGAATACGCGCACCATCCTGCTCGCCCTCGCCACCACCGCCGCCGTCGGCGTTCCGCTGGTCGGATACGCTTTCGCCCAGACCACCCCGGCACAGAGCGGCGCGGCCCAGACCCGCACGGCGCAGGGCCAGAACACGGGGGACAACGACACGGAAACGCAGGACGACCAGACCCCGGCCTACCAGGGCAGCATCCAACTCCCCGCCGAGCAGCAGGGGACGGAACTGCCAGAGGCCCAGGAAGAAGCCCAGCTCCGCGGCCTTGCCCGCATCACGCCCCAGCAGGCCGCTGCGGCGGCCCAGGCCGCCCTGCCCGGCACCGTCAGCAGCGTCAAGCTCGAAAACGAGAACGGCAGTCTGGTCTATGCGGTCGTGATCGGCCAGACCGAGGTGAAGGTGGACGCCGGGAACGGCCGGGTGCTGCACCAGGAACAGGCGGGGCAGAACGAACAGGGAGGGGATCAGGAAGGCGGTCAGGACAGCGAAACCAATGACGGCCAGTAA